The Solanum pennellii chromosome 7, SPENNV200 DNA segment ATGTGATGTTTATATGTTACCTTATATGCAGGTCTCAACAAAAGTTACACTGGTTGATGTTTTCCGATCCACGAAACTGTCCTTAGGCTTCAACATACCTGATCACAAGTCTGGCAAGGTTAATAGTTGTGCTTTCTCAAGTACTGGTCTAAAGAATCTCTGGTCTGTCTGATACACATCAACTCATGTATGAGCCAAAGAATTAAATTAGTGCTTGTCATGGTACCACAGATATTATGGGCGAAGAGACAAATTAGAGGATAAACGATAGCtcatttttaaattgattatttccAGTTATGTCTTTGTTTCATTGGTAGTACTGGTACACACAGATAATGATTTGTGAGAGTTTGTGAAAGCGTCACTGGCTGCTAAGTGAACTATAATTAATGTGCTATCTACTAAGTattattcttaaaaattttCTGTAGATGCAAGTAATTCATATAGgtctatatcatatattatcacCAATTACATTTTCACCTTATCCCATAGCATCCTCTATTCCCTGAGCATCATCATCTTAGGTAATGTTAATTATCATGCGGTGCAATGTTGAACCTTAGAGTTGGACACATGGACTTGAAACATTCAatgaattttcattaatttatttttacttcaattctGACTAGTTTTTGGGGGATAATGTGCTAATTCCAGACTCCTTTATTCACACACaactcaaaatttgaaatcttaTGAAAGATACACATGTGAAGATGGGTCTATTTGTTAAGTTGTCTTTGAAATGGGAGTTGATGCTTTACTTTTTATCCCTATGGGCATGCACTTAGTGATGACAATTTGTGGGTCATCTAGATTACTGGttctattattttcaataatcaGATGATGCTAATTTGAAGTTGTGAACGGTATAAAAATCTCAGTTTATTTCTATTACATTCTCTTTTCCAGCAGTTAAGTGGAGTGGAAAGAAAGTAATTGAACCTATCGTGTCAATTAGACGAGCAAGCTACCTGTTATAAAATAGTGTCTAAGCAATATCTAGATTTTGATAGAACTACCTTACCTCATAAGGAAAAACAGTGTGACACGTTTTTTCCAATGTCCTATGATTTCAAGCTGTTTTTAAGTAGGAACAGTCTGTATGTTATTTGGTTTGTGAATTCAATATCAATCTctaaatcatttattttgtattttcagCTCGATGTTCAGTACCTTCATCAGCATGCTGCCATCAATTCCAGTATTGGCTTAAATCCCTCCCCTCTCTTGGAGCTCTCGGTTGCTATTGGCAATAAGGATTTAGCCCTTGGTGGTGAAATAGGATTTAATACTGCTTCATCTTCTTTTACGAAGTGCAATGCTGGGATTAGTTTTAACAAACCGGATTTTTCTGCTGCACTTATGTTGTAAGTATTCTAACGTCTTTTTCTGCTTAATATACTCTTGGTGCTTCTGAGTTCTTCAAATGTTTTCCTGTTAGCTAAGTAAAGGTGGGATGGTTAATCTAACTATGCAACATGCAGTTATatgctttttatttattatgtcaaaatgttgcagaaataaaaataagttctaCATCTGTAATCTACTAATCTGACTATGAATAAATCcttatattgttttatataaaagaaaaagtagttTTCTTGACATTCTTAAGGGAAGGAAAAGAATGGAGAGAAATCTTGTGTGAGGGAATGCATGTAGTACTagttttaggaaaaaattagCTTGCTGTTTTGGTTTAAACTACATAAATTTTCCAACCAAATTTTCACCAATTTGAAAGTTAAAGAAGTATATTAGAAACCAATCTCTCTACCCAACAAAGTTAGGGCTTTAGGGGTAAGGTCCGCATATTCCCCACCCTCCCCAGAACCCACTTGTGACTCTGGGTATGGTGTTGTTTAAAAGTTCAAGAAGTGATGTTGTTGTTGAAGCTCTGCAAAATTCAACTAgaattatttgagaaaaaatctGCCAGAGTTAATGGATGCAATATAATCTTTAGAAAGAACATGCCAGTAATGTCTAATTTTTTGCAGCATGTGTTCAAAGCAAAGTCTGAAAAATAGGCAGTCAAATAGGTATAGGAAAGTGGAAACTAGGTTATCTTTCGAATTTCATTAGCAGTATTTAGGAAAGCGAAGCGATGCGAGCCTTCTACGCTTCACAGACTAGAATGAGTGTGCAAGCGCTTCATCGCTTAAAGCGAGCGCTTCATCGCTTGAAGCGTGAAGCGGGGCCTTATCGCTTTTTTCCGCTTCACGCTTCCCTGAACATTGTTCATTAGTTGGAATCCCAGATCTGAGCTTTAGTCTCTTTATGATCTATCTTTGAAGGGCATATTATAGTTGGTAAATAGATAGATTGAAAGTTTAGAAGTGATATGAAGAAATTGTTAGTGATTattattaagaaattaaaactttgGTACAAGATGCTAGcttcaaaaaacataaaacaactTATTTTGATACTTAAccttattaaaagaaataactaCTTTTCAtctaaatcaagaaaattaaaatgggTTTTAAGTCATTATCATGATTTTGTTTCATATATTTCGCTTAATTATGGATATTTCAATTCTTTGTTCAAGTAGTTATGGTTTGTGTCTATagtattttttctttgtattatgTCCGTGtatttacataatatatgaattgaaatagTGAAATATGGTCATTGAGGGTTCATATAGCCGACCCCCAACTTGTTTGGAACTGGTGTTGTTATTTGCACACAAAGGCCAAATAAATTCTTAGCACTTTCTGGTTTTGACCTAAGTtgcggactcttcacttttgatgccGCACCCATATCAGAatctccaaaaatacactacaGTTGGAGAATCCAACACACACATGTTGACATTTTTGAAACTTTTGGGGAAGCCACTATGAAATGAATTACAATAATTTGCCTCAATCCCAAACTAGTTGGGGGCGCAACTATGACATGAATTACAAAAACTTCGATTTCTGAAGGTTCTTTTCCTGTTGAAACAAGTACATCAAAAAGATTGTGATTGAACTTCCTGAGTAGcacattttttgtttaaaaacatgttaaTCACATGTTGAAATCTGGAGTCCGGAGCTAAAAGGGAAGATTTTGTTACAAAAATGCCAAAAGGGCAAACAAATTCAGAAAAAAACCAAATGCACATGGCCTCACATGCCCCCTTTGTCCCTTAACGGCCAACTAGTAAAAGTCAAAGGCAAGGCGCATGACCCCACATGCCTTATAAGGCGCAGGGGCCGTGCGCCTTACACCTACTGGTGACTCCCAAAGGAAACCACAAATTTACCCTAGTTAGGAAATAACTAgggaaggttgaagaaaaaataaaagaaaagtcaaaacaaCAATGAAAACATTATCTTTATTCCATTTTggtaaaagtattttaaaaaatcagtaATTGTATTTTGCGATAAATACATTTTGACACAATAGTTTTCCATATTAagaacattattttttaaaaaccctTTATTAGCTGTTTATGTGAACATTTTATAGAATCAAATTGccctttctctcttcttttcgcCCCGTGGTTTCCTTCTCTTTCTCTAGATCTTTTCCTTCCAACTCTTTTCCTACATTTATAAAGTACTACATTGCTTTATATGAAGAGACAAAGAAATTACTTGAGTTTTATATCAGAAAATTTACTTTGGGTATGACATActctatttaatttatttatcttgttTCTTTTACTCATAGaaattgttttaaatatatttactcATTATGTGTATTTCATTTGTTGTGGTCATGTGATTTTCCTAGTTTACTAGGTTTTCTGGCAACTGAAAGCAGGAGCACCGCAAGGAAAGGAAATATTAGAAGTATTTgattttggggggggggggggctttGTTTTAAGGCGTGTGGGGCAATGCGGCCCTTTTGGCTCCGGACTCTTGAATTCTGCATGTCTGGGATATAGCTCTCTATATGGTGTAAGGCCTGTGCGCCTTACACCTTATTGGTGAGCCCCAAAGGAAACCACAACTTTTACCCTAGTTAGGAAATAATTAGAAAAGgttgaagaaataacaaaagaaaagtcaaaacaacaatgaaaacgtaatatttatttcatttttggtaaaagtacttagaacaaaatcagttattgtatttttcaaaaatacattTTGACATGATAGTTTTCCATATTAAGaacaacttttttttgaaaaaaaatcctttATCACTGTTTATGTGAACATTTTATATAATCAAATTGccccttttctctttttctgCCCGTGTTTcccttctctttctctctctagatttttTCTCCCCCCAACTCTTTTTCCTACGTTAATAAAAATACTACATTGCTCAATTTAAGAGaaagaaattgatgatacttgaGTTTTATATCAGAAAATTTACTTTGGATATCACATACTCTATTTAATTTGCTTATCttgtttttttctaatataaattatttttaactcaTTATGTGTATTTCATTCTGTTGTGGTCATGTCATTTTCCTAGTTTACTCAGTTTTCTGGTGACTTATCAAAGGTCACAAAAAGTTGATGAGAGCAGTGAGCACCGAAAGGCAAGGaaatattaaaagtaatttgatttttttttttggggggtgggAGTCTTTGGGAAAGAAGGAAATTGGCCCACCAATAAGGTGTGGGGCGATGTGCCTTGCCCTTTTGGCTCCGGACTCTTGAAATCTGCATGTCTGGGATATAGCTCGCTCTATATGGTGCTTTGCAATGAGGGTTTGTAATTGGAACTTAATTCCATTTCTCATTTGTTTCTTGAGCGCATAAAAAGTTGGTCTAGATTAAGTGTATGATCGAGAACTCATACGATGGCTGAAACACTTCAATTTATATTTTCCTAATTGATGATGTACATTAGCTTTATTCATTCTGTCAAAAGCATCTCAAGTATCTAATCTGCACTTTTTGTTGCTATCCATGTAGAACGGATAGGGGACAAGCTGTGAAGGCATCATATGTACACTTGGTAGATCCAACAAATGGAACTGAAGTAGGTGCAGAGATGATACACAGATTATCTACCTACGAGAACAGCTTCAGCATCGGGAGTGCTCACAAAGTCGACTCATTAACATCATTGAAGACTAGATTTTCTGACAATGGGAAAGTTGCAATGCTTTACCAGCGGGAATGGAGGCCAAAGTCACTTGTTACTTTCTCAGCCGAGTACGACACAAAGGCAAAGAGTTCAGTACCCAAGTTAGGTCTTGCCCTTGCTTTGAAGCCATAAAAACTGCACTCTCTCTAATTCATCCAATTTTACTTTGGTAGCTTGACTTTGTTAAAAATTCTTTCAAAAGGCCACAAGTGTTGTTGCCCTTTACATcttacatcatttttttttgttttgtttgttaagaTATCATATAATGATgataaatttgaaagaatatGTTGTCACAGTAGGCATTGTTGCATAAGCTTTTTCAAGGTTTACTGACTTTCTATTACCTTGAAACTATTGATAATACcatgtattttttttggagaatgaAATATTTCTGATGCTTCGCGCTTTTCGCAACATTTTGTTGAGAGCTTAATCTTGCTTCCAACTTCTTATGATATAGATTTTTGTGTATCATGGGCTATATACTCTTTAATTATCTGCAGAAAAATTAGGTGATGAgtaatattaaataaagtaaGCTTTATTTTCAACCTTATGGTTGTATTTTTGGTTGATAATGATATGTATCATCCATGAAAATAGTGATTGGTTATGATAGAAATGAACTTTGTAGTTAACGTCCATAATGACATATAGTGATGTTTGGTGAACGCCTCAACTAGCTTCACATTAAATTTATGGCCTTTAATGTTTTTGAGCTGATGACCTATCGAGAATTGTTTTTCTATCTTATAACGATAGATATAAGATTCGTTTACATATTTTCAAACCACACCATGATACtatataaatttcaattaatcGAATATTTTAGAATTAGTATATAAAACACTACATCTATGTATGAAAGAAAATAGACAAATACCTTAATTAGTAGCTCAAGAATAAATGACTAAATTATTGTTTTAAGATAACATTTGACAAAGAAAAAGGCACCTGTAGCGTTCGTGATCGGCCTCCTCAACTGTGTATCGATCGAAAGGCAGGGCGGCACAGCCCCCAACCAAGGGAGTGGTTACGTCCAGTATGTCCCCCCTTATTCCCGACATGCAAGAAATTAATTGGATAATAAGTTGTGGTGTCAAAGTagattaccttttttttttttggtccaaaccaaaaccaaaaaagagaaagaatatTCAATACTCCCTTAATCTCATATTAGTTATgaacattaataaaatatcaatttcgaAATATTTATCGatttatcaaaatcaaaattagttaattatattattgtcaattttccttaaaatcaattattttaaaagtaaaatatattaattatattgttaaGAGTTAAGAGTAAATTGCTAAATACATTtcatgtttatgatttttttataagtCATGTGaaatcaaaaagaaatattatgatTGTGAAACTTTTGGTGCTCACAACACTAAATATATGTAagttaacaaagaaaacaaagcATGCGAACAAATACTCCCTCCGACCGATATTGTTTATCATGTTGCAtttttcgaaagttaatttgactaattttcaaagttaaattagatcacgTTAAGTtgatattttaatcaaaaaattagatattctaaaattatatgaaaaagtactataaactgcaattttttgcatattaatattgttgaacaaatacttttaaaatgttaatcaaaatttttataattggattctaaaaatagaaaccatgacaaacaataccggacggaggGAATATATATTAACTATTTTAGTATGAAAGTAGGTAATTAAGTTGTACCAATTTGTTACATTGTGTATAgacttatttcaaaattttgaccTAGCCagatttaattttctttcatataaaaatacattattattagtatattaacaATATATGTTAGTGTATTAATTTAAGTTATGTTTTTGACTAGTCATTATGTTAGGTGAACATGTACATACACTTCTGCTAACGTAATATTTCGAGTTCGAAGCCTAAaggatataaaattttaataaaattctaaaatggtatataaattttcattttaaccaaaacggtaaaaacGCTGgtcggaaaaagcaaaatcgctgcaatagcagcgatttgctaattttaaatattttttaaaa contains these protein-coding regions:
- the LOC107026602 gene encoding mitochondrial outer membrane protein porin 4 isoform X2, with the translated sequence MWEIVGTSWNRDLLTKDYSYDQKFTFSMPSSSGMGITATGVKKDQIFIGDISTQYKLGSTVVDIKVDTYSNVSTKVTLVDVFRSTKLSLGFNIPDHKSGKLDVQYLHQHAAINSSIGLNPSPLLELSVAIGNKDLALGGEIGFNTASSSFTKCNAGISFNKPDFSAALMLTDRGQAVKASYVHLVDPTNGTEVGAEMIHRLSTYENSFSIGSAHKVDSLTSLKTRFSDNGKVAMLYQREWRPKSLVTFSAEYDTKAKSSVPKLGLALALKP
- the LOC107026602 gene encoding mitochondrial outer membrane protein porin 4 isoform X1, with product MEQSPAPFSEIGRRARDLLTKDYSYDQKFTFSMPSSSGMGITATGVKKDQIFIGDISTQYKLGSTVVDIKVDTYSNVSTKVTLVDVFRSTKLSLGFNIPDHKSGKLDVQYLHQHAAINSSIGLNPSPLLELSVAIGNKDLALGGEIGFNTASSSFTKCNAGISFNKPDFSAALMLTDRGQAVKASYVHLVDPTNGTEVGAEMIHRLSTYENSFSIGSAHKVDSLTSLKTRFSDNGKVAMLYQREWRPKSLVTFSAEYDTKAKSSVPKLGLALALKP